A single region of the Gadus morhua chromosome 5, gadMor3.0, whole genome shotgun sequence genome encodes:
- the LOC115544310 gene encoding ensconsin isoform X1, which yields MAIEKKLGVVPPSQGPLSSRYVDGQRKANAPKIPAEKSNNAKTNAPTKNNTVSPSTINKSTVGPSGPRILAGPTGPNVDERLRLAKERREEQEKLLASRELGRLEREQRARRYYELQLESRKTKLLEQRVKEEGRRAAVEEKRKQRQREEKERYESAVRKTLEKSQRLQHNLMLNSRGRLQKKSAGHRSPLTAWERNLVSRLLTPTCSYLARSRSAACLSGQEVVHVCPRSVSCHSMNTTPKNNQAIHHPKPPQQTGPARQSGPARQTRPAAPPITGSSKPRSHSVPQIKAEKQNQLDKKSSTRSNAGTPPVRARSAPTKASQTTLTKPSPQRTPRRPIRRQSFSMPPDLPSVPEEELPVCVPASSDPALDDPAPSGPTLSPGNARSVILPQKPPPGGPPPGAPEAMKGRPEPLPRASSRTEPDRSAPQSIAATGAHKPPEAASRPAGGGPTNREEAQRLLGERRKEARLQREQEEEESRRREEEGRRRAEQEELRRAEERSRRQAEEQARLHVEAQRLVEEKRRREEEEHRSAEEERTQAMREAALLQKKREEEQAVEREKASQVKREREDLAQKEDAERQKRRKRLEEIMRRTRRTDAADTKPAPARITPTEVLPKENTEPNPNGHTGPGPRQSTGLRPGQRGGNGIEDMVPVVAFKERRAIRTLTGLDEIQSHQRAEVI from the exons ATGGCCATAGAGAAGAAGCTTGGCGTGGTGCCGCCGTCGCAGGGCCCGCTGTCGTCCCGCTACGTGGACGGCCAGAGGAAGGCCAACGCTCCCAAGATACCCGCAG agAAAAGCAATAATGCCAAAACAAATGCCCCTACAAAGAACAACACGGTTAGTCCGTCGACTATCAACAAATCTACTGTCGGCCCATCAGGTCCACGAATCCTTGCAG GACCGACTGGGCCGAATGTGGACGAGCGCTTGAGGTTGgccaaagagaggagagaggagcaggagaagctcCTAG CGTCTCGTGAGCTTGGCCGCCTGGAGAGGGAGCAGCGAGCCAGGAGATACTATGAGCTGCAGCTGGAGAGCCGCAAGACCAAGCTGCTGGAGcagagggtgaaggaggaggggaggcgcgCCGCCGTTGAGGAGAAGCGCaagcagagacagagggaggagaag GAGCGTTATGAATCTGCAGTACGCAAAACTTTGGAAAAGAGCCAGAGACTCCAGCATAACCTCATGCTGAACTCCCGAGGGAGACTCCAAAAGAAGAGTG CTGGCCACCGCTCCCCCCTGACGGCATGGGAGAGGAACCTGGTCAGCCGTCTGCTCACCCCGACATGCTCCTACCTAGCCCGGAGCCGGAGCGCTGCTTGTCTCTCGGGACAAGAAG TTGTCCATGTTTGTCCTCGTTCAGTTTCATGCCACTCCATGAACACCACCCCCAAAAACAACCAGGCCATTCACCACCCCAAACCACCGCAGCAGACTGGGCCGGCTCGCCAGAGTGGGCCGGCCCGCCAAACCAGGCCAGCTGCACCCCCCATCACCGGCAGCAGTAAACCCAGAAGCCATAGTGTGCCACAG ATCAAAGCAGAGAAGCAGAACCAGCTGGACAAGAAATCCAGTACTCGATCTAACGCAGGAACACCACCTGTCAGAGCCAGATCAGCACCAACAAAAGCTAGCCAAACCACTTTAACCAAACCATCGCCCCAACG AACTCCCAGACGGCCAATCAGACGGCAGTCCTTTTCAATGCCCCCGGACCTCCCCTCCGTCCCAGAGGAAGAGCTTCCTGTATGTGTCCCCGCCTCTTCTGACCCTGCCCTGGATGACCCAGCACCCTCTggccccaccctctcccctggCAATGCCCGCTCCGTCATCCTACCCCAGAAGCCCCCACCAGGGGGGCCCCCACCCGGGGCTCCGGAGGCCATGAAGGGTCGCCCGGAACCTCTTCCTCGAGCTTCATCAAGGACAGAGCCCGACAGAA gcGCCCCACAGAGTATTGCTGCTACTGGTGCGCACAAACCTCCTGAAGCAGCCAGTCGACCGGCCGGCGGTGGACCCACGAACCGAGAGGAGGCCCAGCGCCTCctcggggagaggaggaaggaggcgcGACTGCagcgggagcaggaggaggaggaaag CCGCAGgcgtgaggaggagggacggcggagggcggagcaggaggagctgaggagggcggaggagcGCTCGCGCCGGCAGGCTGAGGAGCAGGCTCGCCTGCACGTCGAGGCCCAGCgtctggtggaggagaagaggaggagggaggaggaggagcacaggAGTGCGGAGGAGGAGCGCACTCAGGCCATGAGAGAGGCGGCCCTGCTCCAGAAGAAG agagaggaggagcaggccgtTGAGCGGGAGAAGGCCTCACaggtgaagagggagagggaggacctGGCCCAGAAGGAGGACGCCGAGCGGCAGAAGAGGAGAAAG cGCCTTGAAGAGATCATGCGGAGAACAAGGAGAACCGATGCAGCAGATACG AAACCTGCGCCGGCCAGGATCACTCCGACCGAAGTCCTACCGAAGGAGAACACGGAGCCTAACCCCAACGGCCACACCGGGCCAGGGCCACGGCAGTCGACCGGGCTGAGGCCGGGCCAGCGGGGCGGGAACGGGATCGAGGACATGGTCCCCGTGGTGGCCTTCAAAGAGCGCCGGGCCATCAGGACGCTCACAGGTCTGGACGAGATCCAGAGCCACCAGAGAGCAG AAGTCATCTGA
- the LOC115544310 gene encoding ensconsin isoform X4: MAIEKKLGVVPPSQGPLSSRYVDGQRKANAPKIPAEKSNNAKTNAPTKNNTVSPSTINKSTVGPSGPRILAGPTGPNVDERLRLAKERREEQEKLLASRELGRLEREQRARRYYELQLESRKTKLLEQRVKEEGRRAAVEEKRKQRQREEKERYESAVRKTLEKSQRLQHNLMLNSRGRLQKKSVSCHSMNTTPKNNQAIHHPKPPQQTGPARQSGPARQTRPAAPPITGSSKPRSHSVPQIKAEKQNQLDKKSSTRSNAGTPPVRARSAPTKASQTTLTKPSPQRTPRRPIRRQSFSMPPDLPSVPEEELPVCVPASSDPALDDPAPSGPTLSPGNARSVILPQKPPPGGPPPGAPEAMKGRPEPLPRASSRTEPDRSAPQSIAATGAHKPPEAASRPAGGGPTNREEAQRLLGERRKEARLQREQEEEESRRREEEGRRRAEQEELRRAEERSRRQAEEQARLHVEAQRLVEEKRRREEEEHRSAEEERTQAMREAALLQKKREEEQAVEREKASQVKREREDLAQKEDAERQKRRKRLEEIMRRTRRTDAADTKPAPARITPTEVLPKENTEPNPNGHTGPGPRQSTGLRPGQRGGNGIEDMVPVVAFKERRAIRTLTGLDEIQSHQRAEVI, translated from the exons ATGGCCATAGAGAAGAAGCTTGGCGTGGTGCCGCCGTCGCAGGGCCCGCTGTCGTCCCGCTACGTGGACGGCCAGAGGAAGGCCAACGCTCCCAAGATACCCGCAG agAAAAGCAATAATGCCAAAACAAATGCCCCTACAAAGAACAACACGGTTAGTCCGTCGACTATCAACAAATCTACTGTCGGCCCATCAGGTCCACGAATCCTTGCAG GACCGACTGGGCCGAATGTGGACGAGCGCTTGAGGTTGgccaaagagaggagagaggagcaggagaagctcCTAG CGTCTCGTGAGCTTGGCCGCCTGGAGAGGGAGCAGCGAGCCAGGAGATACTATGAGCTGCAGCTGGAGAGCCGCAAGACCAAGCTGCTGGAGcagagggtgaaggaggaggggaggcgcgCCGCCGTTGAGGAGAAGCGCaagcagagacagagggaggagaag GAGCGTTATGAATCTGCAGTACGCAAAACTTTGGAAAAGAGCCAGAGACTCCAGCATAACCTCATGCTGAACTCCCGAGGGAGACTCCAAAAGAAGAGTG TTTCATGCCACTCCATGAACACCACCCCCAAAAACAACCAGGCCATTCACCACCCCAAACCACCGCAGCAGACTGGGCCGGCTCGCCAGAGTGGGCCGGCCCGCCAAACCAGGCCAGCTGCACCCCCCATCACCGGCAGCAGTAAACCCAGAAGCCATAGTGTGCCACAG ATCAAAGCAGAGAAGCAGAACCAGCTGGACAAGAAATCCAGTACTCGATCTAACGCAGGAACACCACCTGTCAGAGCCAGATCAGCACCAACAAAAGCTAGCCAAACCACTTTAACCAAACCATCGCCCCAACG AACTCCCAGACGGCCAATCAGACGGCAGTCCTTTTCAATGCCCCCGGACCTCCCCTCCGTCCCAGAGGAAGAGCTTCCTGTATGTGTCCCCGCCTCTTCTGACCCTGCCCTGGATGACCCAGCACCCTCTggccccaccctctcccctggCAATGCCCGCTCCGTCATCCTACCCCAGAAGCCCCCACCAGGGGGGCCCCCACCCGGGGCTCCGGAGGCCATGAAGGGTCGCCCGGAACCTCTTCCTCGAGCTTCATCAAGGACAGAGCCCGACAGAA gcGCCCCACAGAGTATTGCTGCTACTGGTGCGCACAAACCTCCTGAAGCAGCCAGTCGACCGGCCGGCGGTGGACCCACGAACCGAGAGGAGGCCCAGCGCCTCctcggggagaggaggaaggaggcgcGACTGCagcgggagcaggaggaggaggaaag CCGCAGgcgtgaggaggagggacggcggagggcggagcaggaggagctgaggagggcggaggagcGCTCGCGCCGGCAGGCTGAGGAGCAGGCTCGCCTGCACGTCGAGGCCCAGCgtctggtggaggagaagaggaggagggaggaggaggagcacaggAGTGCGGAGGAGGAGCGCACTCAGGCCATGAGAGAGGCGGCCCTGCTCCAGAAGAAG agagaggaggagcaggccgtTGAGCGGGAGAAGGCCTCACaggtgaagagggagagggaggacctGGCCCAGAAGGAGGACGCCGAGCGGCAGAAGAGGAGAAAG cGCCTTGAAGAGATCATGCGGAGAACAAGGAGAACCGATGCAGCAGATACG AAACCTGCGCCGGCCAGGATCACTCCGACCGAAGTCCTACCGAAGGAGAACACGGAGCCTAACCCCAACGGCCACACCGGGCCAGGGCCACGGCAGTCGACCGGGCTGAGGCCGGGCCAGCGGGGCGGGAACGGGATCGAGGACATGGTCCCCGTGGTGGCCTTCAAAGAGCGCCGGGCCATCAGGACGCTCACAGGTCTGGACGAGATCCAGAGCCACCAGAGAGCAG AAGTCATCTGA
- the LOC115544310 gene encoding ensconsin isoform X3 — protein sequence MAIEKKLGVVPPSQGPLSSRYVDGQRKANAPKIPAEKSNNAKTNAPTKNNTVSPSTINKSTVGPSGPRILAGPTGPNVDERLRLAKERREEQEKLLASRELGRLEREQRARRYYELQLESRKTKLLEQRVKEEGRRAAVEEKRKQRQREEKERYESAVRKTLEKSQRLQHNLMLNSRGRLQKKSAGHRSPLTAWERNLVSRLLTPTCSYLARSRSAACLSGQEVSCHSMNTTPKNNQAIHHPKPPQQTGPARQSGPARQTRPAAPPITGSSKPRSHSVPQIKAEKQNQLDKKSSTRSNAGTPPVRARSAPTKASQTTLTKPSPQRTPRRPIRRQSFSMPPDLPSVPEEELPVCVPASSDPALDDPAPSGPTLSPGNARSVILPQKPPPGGPPPGAPEAMKGRPEPLPRASSRTEPDRSAPQSIAATGAHKPPEAASRPAGGGPTNREEAQRLLGERRKEARLQREQEEEESRRREEEGRRRAEQEELRRAEERSRRQAEEQARLHVEAQRLVEEKRRREEEEHRSAEEERTQAMREAALLQKKREEEQAVEREKASQVKREREDLAQKEDAERQKRRKRLEEIMRRTRRTDAADTKPAPARITPTEVLPKENTEPNPNGHTGPGPRQSTGLRPGQRGGNGIEDMVPVVAFKERRAIRTLTGLDEIQSHQRAEVI from the exons ATGGCCATAGAGAAGAAGCTTGGCGTGGTGCCGCCGTCGCAGGGCCCGCTGTCGTCCCGCTACGTGGACGGCCAGAGGAAGGCCAACGCTCCCAAGATACCCGCAG agAAAAGCAATAATGCCAAAACAAATGCCCCTACAAAGAACAACACGGTTAGTCCGTCGACTATCAACAAATCTACTGTCGGCCCATCAGGTCCACGAATCCTTGCAG GACCGACTGGGCCGAATGTGGACGAGCGCTTGAGGTTGgccaaagagaggagagaggagcaggagaagctcCTAG CGTCTCGTGAGCTTGGCCGCCTGGAGAGGGAGCAGCGAGCCAGGAGATACTATGAGCTGCAGCTGGAGAGCCGCAAGACCAAGCTGCTGGAGcagagggtgaaggaggaggggaggcgcgCCGCCGTTGAGGAGAAGCGCaagcagagacagagggaggagaag GAGCGTTATGAATCTGCAGTACGCAAAACTTTGGAAAAGAGCCAGAGACTCCAGCATAACCTCATGCTGAACTCCCGAGGGAGACTCCAAAAGAAGAGTG CTGGCCACCGCTCCCCCCTGACGGCATGGGAGAGGAACCTGGTCAGCCGTCTGCTCACCCCGACATGCTCCTACCTAGCCCGGAGCCGGAGCGCTGCTTGTCTCTCGGGACAAGAAG TTTCATGCCACTCCATGAACACCACCCCCAAAAACAACCAGGCCATTCACCACCCCAAACCACCGCAGCAGACTGGGCCGGCTCGCCAGAGTGGGCCGGCCCGCCAAACCAGGCCAGCTGCACCCCCCATCACCGGCAGCAGTAAACCCAGAAGCCATAGTGTGCCACAG ATCAAAGCAGAGAAGCAGAACCAGCTGGACAAGAAATCCAGTACTCGATCTAACGCAGGAACACCACCTGTCAGAGCCAGATCAGCACCAACAAAAGCTAGCCAAACCACTTTAACCAAACCATCGCCCCAACG AACTCCCAGACGGCCAATCAGACGGCAGTCCTTTTCAATGCCCCCGGACCTCCCCTCCGTCCCAGAGGAAGAGCTTCCTGTATGTGTCCCCGCCTCTTCTGACCCTGCCCTGGATGACCCAGCACCCTCTggccccaccctctcccctggCAATGCCCGCTCCGTCATCCTACCCCAGAAGCCCCCACCAGGGGGGCCCCCACCCGGGGCTCCGGAGGCCATGAAGGGTCGCCCGGAACCTCTTCCTCGAGCTTCATCAAGGACAGAGCCCGACAGAA gcGCCCCACAGAGTATTGCTGCTACTGGTGCGCACAAACCTCCTGAAGCAGCCAGTCGACCGGCCGGCGGTGGACCCACGAACCGAGAGGAGGCCCAGCGCCTCctcggggagaggaggaaggaggcgcGACTGCagcgggagcaggaggaggaggaaag CCGCAGgcgtgaggaggagggacggcggagggcggagcaggaggagctgaggagggcggaggagcGCTCGCGCCGGCAGGCTGAGGAGCAGGCTCGCCTGCACGTCGAGGCCCAGCgtctggtggaggagaagaggaggagggaggaggaggagcacaggAGTGCGGAGGAGGAGCGCACTCAGGCCATGAGAGAGGCGGCCCTGCTCCAGAAGAAG agagaggaggagcaggccgtTGAGCGGGAGAAGGCCTCACaggtgaagagggagagggaggacctGGCCCAGAAGGAGGACGCCGAGCGGCAGAAGAGGAGAAAG cGCCTTGAAGAGATCATGCGGAGAACAAGGAGAACCGATGCAGCAGATACG AAACCTGCGCCGGCCAGGATCACTCCGACCGAAGTCCTACCGAAGGAGAACACGGAGCCTAACCCCAACGGCCACACCGGGCCAGGGCCACGGCAGTCGACCGGGCTGAGGCCGGGCCAGCGGGGCGGGAACGGGATCGAGGACATGGTCCCCGTGGTGGCCTTCAAAGAGCGCCGGGCCATCAGGACGCTCACAGGTCTGGACGAGATCCAGAGCCACCAGAGAGCAG AAGTCATCTGA
- the LOC115544310 gene encoding ensconsin isoform X2: MAIEKKLGVVPPSQGPLSSRYVDGQRKANAPKIPAEKSNNAKTNAPTKNNTVSPSTINKSTVGPSGPRILAGPTGPNVDERLRLAKERREEQEKLLASRELGRLEREQRARRYYELQLESRKTKLLEQRVKEEGRRAAVEEKRKQRQREEKERYESAVRKTLEKSQRLQHNLMLNSRGRLQKKSAGHRSPLTAWERNLVSRLLTPTCSYLARSRSAACLSGQEVVHVCPRSVSCHSMNTTPKNNQAIHHPKPPQQTGPARQSGPARQTRPAAPPITGSSKPRSHSVPQIKAEKQNQLDKKSSTRSNAGTPPVRARSAPTKASQTTLTKPSPQRTPRRPIRRQSFSMPPDLPSVPEEELPVCVPASSDPALDDPAPSGPTLSPGNARSVILPQKPPPGGPPPGAPEAMKGRPEPLPRASSRTEPDRSAPQSIAATGAHKPPEAASRPAGGGPTNREEAQRLLGERRKEARLQREQEEEESRRREEEGRRRAEQEELRRAEERSRRQAEEQARLHVEAQRLVEEKRRREEEEHRSAEEERTQAMREAALLQKKREEEQAVEREKASQVKREREDLAQKEDAERQKRRKRLEEIMRRTRRTDAADTKPAPARITPTEVLPKENTEPNPNGHTGPGPRQSTGLRPGQRGGNGIEDMVPVVAFKERRAIRTLTGLDEIQSHQRAVI, from the exons ATGGCCATAGAGAAGAAGCTTGGCGTGGTGCCGCCGTCGCAGGGCCCGCTGTCGTCCCGCTACGTGGACGGCCAGAGGAAGGCCAACGCTCCCAAGATACCCGCAG agAAAAGCAATAATGCCAAAACAAATGCCCCTACAAAGAACAACACGGTTAGTCCGTCGACTATCAACAAATCTACTGTCGGCCCATCAGGTCCACGAATCCTTGCAG GACCGACTGGGCCGAATGTGGACGAGCGCTTGAGGTTGgccaaagagaggagagaggagcaggagaagctcCTAG CGTCTCGTGAGCTTGGCCGCCTGGAGAGGGAGCAGCGAGCCAGGAGATACTATGAGCTGCAGCTGGAGAGCCGCAAGACCAAGCTGCTGGAGcagagggtgaaggaggaggggaggcgcgCCGCCGTTGAGGAGAAGCGCaagcagagacagagggaggagaag GAGCGTTATGAATCTGCAGTACGCAAAACTTTGGAAAAGAGCCAGAGACTCCAGCATAACCTCATGCTGAACTCCCGAGGGAGACTCCAAAAGAAGAGTG CTGGCCACCGCTCCCCCCTGACGGCATGGGAGAGGAACCTGGTCAGCCGTCTGCTCACCCCGACATGCTCCTACCTAGCCCGGAGCCGGAGCGCTGCTTGTCTCTCGGGACAAGAAG TTGTCCATGTTTGTCCTCGTTCAGTTTCATGCCACTCCATGAACACCACCCCCAAAAACAACCAGGCCATTCACCACCCCAAACCACCGCAGCAGACTGGGCCGGCTCGCCAGAGTGGGCCGGCCCGCCAAACCAGGCCAGCTGCACCCCCCATCACCGGCAGCAGTAAACCCAGAAGCCATAGTGTGCCACAG ATCAAAGCAGAGAAGCAGAACCAGCTGGACAAGAAATCCAGTACTCGATCTAACGCAGGAACACCACCTGTCAGAGCCAGATCAGCACCAACAAAAGCTAGCCAAACCACTTTAACCAAACCATCGCCCCAACG AACTCCCAGACGGCCAATCAGACGGCAGTCCTTTTCAATGCCCCCGGACCTCCCCTCCGTCCCAGAGGAAGAGCTTCCTGTATGTGTCCCCGCCTCTTCTGACCCTGCCCTGGATGACCCAGCACCCTCTggccccaccctctcccctggCAATGCCCGCTCCGTCATCCTACCCCAGAAGCCCCCACCAGGGGGGCCCCCACCCGGGGCTCCGGAGGCCATGAAGGGTCGCCCGGAACCTCTTCCTCGAGCTTCATCAAGGACAGAGCCCGACAGAA gcGCCCCACAGAGTATTGCTGCTACTGGTGCGCACAAACCTCCTGAAGCAGCCAGTCGACCGGCCGGCGGTGGACCCACGAACCGAGAGGAGGCCCAGCGCCTCctcggggagaggaggaaggaggcgcGACTGCagcgggagcaggaggaggaggaaag CCGCAGgcgtgaggaggagggacggcggagggcggagcaggaggagctgaggagggcggaggagcGCTCGCGCCGGCAGGCTGAGGAGCAGGCTCGCCTGCACGTCGAGGCCCAGCgtctggtggaggagaagaggaggagggaggaggaggagcacaggAGTGCGGAGGAGGAGCGCACTCAGGCCATGAGAGAGGCGGCCCTGCTCCAGAAGAAG agagaggaggagcaggccgtTGAGCGGGAGAAGGCCTCACaggtgaagagggagagggaggacctGGCCCAGAAGGAGGACGCCGAGCGGCAGAAGAGGAGAAAG cGCCTTGAAGAGATCATGCGGAGAACAAGGAGAACCGATGCAGCAGATACG AAACCTGCGCCGGCCAGGATCACTCCGACCGAAGTCCTACCGAAGGAGAACACGGAGCCTAACCCCAACGGCCACACCGGGCCAGGGCCACGGCAGTCGACCGGGCTGAGGCCGGGCCAGCGGGGCGGGAACGGGATCGAGGACATGGTCCCCGTGGTGGCCTTCAAAGAGCGCCGGGCCATCAGGACGCTCACAGGTCTGGACGAGATCCAGAGCCACCAGAGAGCAG TCATCTGA